AAGCTAGATCTGAGGGAGGCCCCCTTTCCTTCAGGAATTAGCCCCCTCGGCCTGGCTCTGCACAAACAACCCTTAATGGCCACCTGCCCCTTGCCCCATTTCTCAGGTCCCTAGAGGGGGAGGTTGTATTTTCAACCCTGGGGTCCCTGAGCAGGATGGAGCCATGACTTGCCAGctgcctttcctttcccccttggTTTGAGGCAAGGTGGTCCCATTTCTCGGACTGCCCCCCTGCCCGATCCCTGAGACAGTGGGGCAAGCGCCAGGCGGCTAGAAAAGCCTGCATTCAAGCATGGCTTTGGCGAGGGAAGCATCTGGGCCAGAGAGTGCGTGCCTTGCGGCCTCTCACGTTCTCCCCCTCTTGAAGGAGAGCTCAGCTGAGCTTGAAGCTCCAGATGTGGGGCTTGGGGAGCCGTAAGTGCTATCTGGCTTCTCCTAGAGGTCGGGGTCCATTTCCTGCCTCTGAGCCCAAGTGGCAGAAGGCGCATCTAAGGTTAGGGTTAGGCTGCTTTCAGTTCCTCGCTGTCAGTTTTCTTCCAGGGCCTCGGCGGTGCTGGCCAAACCGGTCATGGCTGCGACGTACGCCTCGGTGCAGAAGCGAAGCCACGCTCCGGTCCCGGCCGCAGCCTGCGACTCCGCCGAGGCAGAGCCCGAGGGGGCCGTGTACAGCACCGTCAAGCCCAGGGCCCTGCGTGGGGGACCCGCGACTCCCACGGAATACACTGCCGTGGCCTACCCTGGCTCAGCAGCCCTAGAAAGCCCAGCGTGCTCCTCCCCAAGTTCTGGGAGGCCCCTGCTGTCCTCGGTAAGTGGCGAAGCTGGGGGGCTGGAACATGCTGGGCAGCCCAGTTGCCTGGGCCTCCTTCCAGTCGCTGCCTTTCTCCTCTCTAGGTTGTTGCCCCCAGCATCACAAGGAAAGGTAAGTAGGGATGTGGCTGCAGGTAGAGCTTGGTGGAGGCCTGATGCAGGGGCTGGGAGTGGGGATCTCCCCAGGAGCTTCAGGGTTTTGAACTGGGCTTTCGTGGCATCTTGTCCACAGTCAGCACCCCTCCCAGGAACTGCCCCGGGCCCGAGGCCTACGAAGACGTGACAGACATTGCAGCTCCAAGCCTGGGCCCCAGCGGCCTCCAGCCCAGCAGCAGCCTTGGTGAGTGGTAGCAGAGAGAGCACCCAGCTTTTCCTCTGCCCCCTTTCCTGTTCTCTCAAATCTTTCTCAGGTCCCAACCCTTCCCTCTTCCCACAGGCTTCAACATTCGAATCGGGAAACCAAAAGGTCCCCGGGATCCTCCAGCCGAGTGGACTCGAGTGTAGGAAGCCTGTGGAGCTTCCTTCCCCGGAGCCCAGGCCCAAGGCAGCTTTGGCTGCGGTTCCTTAGGCCGACATTAGGCAGGTGGGCCCCCAAATTAGAGTTCTTTTTGcaataaaaattttccccatccTGGATGAGTTGTCCTTGTACCTCTACCTCAGTGTACCCCAAGGTGTCAGGTGCTGAATTGGCTCCAGAGGGGGAAGCACAGAAGGGTTAAACTTGTTCTGCCCTTCAAAGGCCCCAATCAGCAGCACTGAAGAGCAGAAATTGGGTTTAACTGAGAAGGAAGCCTTCTTAAGGGTAAAAAGTTTCCAAGTGAAATGGGAAGAACAATGGCCCTCTTTCCTGCAGAGGGGGGATTCCCAGATGGAGATGGATTGTACTAAATGGCTATGCTAAAAAAGAACCTCCCCGCCTTGGCTAGATAACACCTCAAGATCCATTCCCCAAGGTTGTCTGAGGCCTAATTCATTGCTGCCCAAGGAAACATGACAAAGCTTAGACCCAGCAGATAGCTACTCCGGGTTCCCGTCCTCAGCGGAGGAAGGCTCCACAGCCTGGGTTCAGGGACCTGGGCCAGCTCCCTAATTCCCATCCATCCCTGACCTCGTGATCGACTGTGGTGTGACCACTTAGGGCTCCCGGCCTCAAAGGGCCAATTTCCCCTGGCTCCCGTTGCCCGAACCCAAACCAGCATATGCCAGAGAAGAGTTTTCAGTGTGTCCATCACAGGAAACATAGAAACCTTTAG
This is a stretch of genomic DNA from Sminthopsis crassicaudata isolate SCR6 chromosome X, ASM4859323v1, whole genome shotgun sequence. It encodes these proteins:
- the LOC141548886 gene encoding tyrosine-protein phosphatase non-receptor type 18-like isoform X2, giving the protein MAATYASVQKRSHAPVPAAACDSAEAEPEGAVYSTVKPRALRGGPATPTEYTAVAYPGSAALESPACSSPSSGRPLLSSVVAPSITRKVSTPPRNCPGPEAYEDVTDIAAPSLGPSGLQPSSSLGFNIRIGKPKGPRDPPAEWTRV
- the LOC141548886 gene encoding tyrosine-protein phosphatase non-receptor type 18-like isoform X1, with the protein product MPEPRAVMGGSDWTTPVPAQGLLHGGGREGVCTGLSIVTAPLPSAPDRARKALKFGPRASSQRGSFTSSPGLGLARPHFLRGSSGALEPHSVSQSSLPPKLRSPPLKASVSRASAVLAKPVMAATYASVQKRSHAPVPAAACDSAEAEPEGAVYSTVKPRALRGGPATPTEYTAVAYPGSAALESPACSSPSSGRPLLSSVVAPSITRKVSTPPRNCPGPEAYEDVTDIAAPSLGPSGLQPSSSLGFNIRIGKPKGPRDPPAEWTRV